The following coding sequences are from one Nitrospirota bacterium window:
- a CDS encoding nucleotidyltransferase domain-containing protein, producing the protein MKITDEQKFQLEEFSSQHGIRFIVLFGSQVNEFREFQREDSYYDIAVSLCGIKSVTSDFKLYSQILDGLCTILNIPYEKIDLADLDKANVLLRYEITFRGQLLFGYEMDYLELKSVAFREYIDAKGLRELESCLINKRQRLIMDALTEITSK; encoded by the coding sequence ATGAAAATTACTGATGAGCAGAAATTTCAATTAGAAGAATTCTCTTCTCAGCACGGGATCAGATTCATTGTTTTATTTGGTTCACAAGTCAATGAATTTCGGGAATTTCAGAGAGAAGACTCTTATTATGACATAGCTGTATCTTTATGTGGAATAAAATCAGTAACAAGCGACTTTAAACTATACTCACAGATTTTGGACGGTCTGTGTACAATCCTCAATATACCTTATGAGAAGATAGACCTTGCAGACCTCGATAAAGCCAATGTCCTGCTAAGGTACGAGATTACTTTCAGAGGACAACTTCTATTCGGGTATGAGATGGATTATCTGGAACTCAAATCCGTTGCCTTTCGTGAATATATTGATGCAAAAGGACTTCGTGAACTTGAGTCCTGTTTAATCAACAAGAGGCAA